The sequence TATACTTCATATTCCATTACTCATATTACGTAAATTACTGACCCTAAGATTAGTTTTTTGAAGGAGGATTTTCCATATAGTTTTTTCTTTGACCCATTATCACTTTCTCTACTGTATGATATGATTCATAAAACATTCTTCTTTTGCacagttatatattttcattcttcTAGTTATCTTTGTAAGGATCAGATATCTACTTTTCAGTTTTTGTTAATTGTAGGTctcactaacatattgtatcaGTTTGATTCTCATATTTTTTGTGCAGCAAGGTACTTGTCATCCCTTAAACATTTCAGGTGACCAGAGCTTCTCTCTGTGATACTTTTGTCTTTACAGGTATTTTACTCACACTAGTTTTTATCTGAGGAGAAGCATGTCAACAGGAATTGATTATCGCCTTCACAACTGATTTTACTTGTTGCTGTCCTTTTCTAAACATACATACCTCCATTCTCACTTATAGCCATTACTCAACCAGTAAGTGAAATGCAGGCTCAAAAGAAACTAGTAAAAAGCCCAAAGCATCACACACCTAATGAACCAACAGAAGAAAGCAAATCAGTGGTAGCTTATCCCAAAGTggcatcttttttatttttcatgggtCATTTAGTGACTGTGTTGATTACCAGTGATTGGAATAGCATAATTGGAGCTACATTTGTTAGAGCAAAGCAGTGTTGGACTATTTGTCACATTCATCTCAGGAAACTGAATCTTGGACCCTAGATCTGCGAGTCTGTAAACTCATTACTATTCCAGAGGAGGCACTGAAAAGGCAACAGATTAAAAGATGGCACAGGAAAACGCAAATCTAAAGTCTCTCCAGACTGTCGAGGATTATCCTCAGTTGTGGCTTAGAGTCCCATTTAGGACCACTACAGAACCATTCATATGTCTCCATCTCACTAAGAATAAGGTTAATGACACTCTCAACTGAGAAATATCTCTCCTTCCCTCTCAATGGCAATGCGATCCTAAATATCAGAGATGGAATAGGAGAGATTCAATTTGTTCCATGctagaaataagaaaatttaatCCTGGAATTCACACTATAAATTGGCTTGCCAAtcagaattctttttttaatttattattactaataagaAAAGCATCCATATAATTTGGTTAATGTTCAAAGTATCTCCAAACAAGAATGAGAAACCTGTTAATCATGCTttgttaggaaaaaaaaattaaaaaatatatctgaatgaggtgcttacaATACAaggatagagggtgcattgatgTAGGTAGAGTGTATCATGTGATAAATGTCACCAAGGGCAATTGATTGTGGTAGTAAAGACTAGTGTAAGCCTGAGCAAACCAGTGTTTAGATATGCAAAGAAAGAAACCTTGAGGGTCAAGTATTAATAGCTATTCATGTAAcaggaggtaagtattattggaaatacattttcaatttagaaaaatgttaacgtTGAAGATGACCAGCAAGCAATGTTCATCCTCAACACCTGTCAACACCTACTATATCTACTTGAaccttttaacttttttaaagtgtttaactTTGAAGTAGGAGAAGTAAAGTTTGAATTACACAAtgactatttttatttctagatGGCTTCTCAATCTCTATTTTTGAGGtgtcatttcatttcatattttatgtgGGGCCTGTGGCCCTGAAAGATCCTTCAGTTCAGTCTTTACTTTCACTTGTGCCATTATCATCCTGTTTTTCCTTCTTCCTTTCAGTCTTGTTTGTTTACAAGTTCTGGATTAGGACGTTTTAGGTCTTCTTTCAAGAGAAAGCAAAGTAAATTGTTTATCATGATTCCCTAGATCTCCCATCTCATTTCTTTGTATCTCTGAAGAAAACAGGAGATTTGAGATGCATTTTATCTCATTCTTTACCTTGATACATCTCATTTCTGTGTGGAAAAACAAGGATGTTatgggaatttttttttaaaactgttggaAGATGAAGTTAATGTACACTATGTTCATCTTCCTATCTCTATTCATTCTTTATCacgttattttctttgtttttgccaTTTGGCACGTGGCTTATCAGATCCCTTCCCTTCAGTTTAACATTGGCTCTATACTTTTCTATTGAGTATACAGTGTATGTTGGTCTTTTCTATTATTGTGATATTGATTTTGCAATTTTACACGAATGCATCCACATGCATCATCTCGAATGGTACTTTGTTTCACAATAGCATCTGACTTCACACCTGTTATCAACCTCAAGATCTTTTCTTTCTCATCATTTCAACCTTCATCTTGCACAAATGcttcttttaaaatttatggCTTTGTGTTGATTAATTACTGTTATACTGGTCTTTGGACTCCTTAAGAAGTACCAGTGCAGTGTCATGTTAGAATGTTGAACTGTTTGTTGTGCCTGTTCTAAGTTACTAACAGCCATTGGTTTGCAACAGTTTCTCTACTTCTTTACCATCATTCCTAACGTGCTCACCTCTGAGCCTGTCACATTCTTGGTGCAATCATCATTTTGACCAACTCTTTTTCTTGAGATCATTGCTTTCATCCTGCAAGATAGACCCTTTTTCCTTTGATTTTCAtctcccactagtacagcagtaagtctatggttttgcaatgctaaaatcaggggtttgattccccttgttTGGCTCAGCAGGTAGCTtcatgtggctttcctataagaaaaaacacacacactcctttgATTTTCAAGGGAATTGTGAATGCCTAGTCATTCAGTGATCAACTGGTCTCTCTTTCTAATATAAATCCTGTGGCTATGGATTCCTCAAATATTGAGAGCtacatttcttttatgtttacCCTTTCCTCCACTTCCTTCCTCAGGGTCCTTGCCAAGATTAGTTATTTGAAGTGCTGGGATGTCATTGCTCCAGTTTACCCTGCTCATtcaagaaaatgtattataactaTGGAATAATTTCCTGCAGTAGCTTACAGCATCCATTTTTCTTTCACAAAGATACTCAATGTCTAAGATTTTTGTTGTTGACCATTGTTCTGTCATTTGCCCAAGAAAACACCTCCTGTTTATGGGTGGCTCAAATATTAACCTCTTCTTGCAGATGCTCTTCTCTTGTTGTCATCAGTCTTGTTTGGCCATCTTGTGTAAttagaacataaaacatgttatatCTTCTAAACAGAttactttttttctctttgtGATTGATGGATAATTGTGGCTTATCAGTTTCTTCTATAGCTGGTAGATAGTGTATTTACCTGCCATCTTCAGATGCCATGGAAGCCATCACTTTCTTTTATCCTCTTTATTGAAGGACATCTTCTGAACCTTTCAATTACAATGATCCAGAATTAATGAGCATTGTTTTAAGTGGGGCTTGAGTTTAATGctacatttatgatatttatgcCCTTAATGCTTTTCATCTCATACTTTTCTCACAGAATCTTATACTTGTAACCTAATCATACTTTCCTATCTAAAATCTTGAATGAGAGAAGGTAACCATTGTTTATCACCTCTTATGTTACCTACCATAACTAGTTCTAATTCATAAGATTGCTTTTTACATCCTGTTGTTATTTCACTTGTACTAAATGAATGGTGCTCCTTGGATTGTACTGTGGCTACTTTAACAAATTAGGTTGTGCAGATGATCTGATTTGTTTACTGAGATGTTCTGTTAAATCATGAAAGTGAATATCAGATTACATCTTGCCAGTATTCACCATGTAGTGAAATGTTTCTATGTTACAATTGCTGTATCCTTTAAAGGATATTCTAAAGGCTGGAATGTGTCTTAatttgaataaagttttaaacaatttatcaacATCATTTGCCCTGTAGCTGTTAATAGCCTGCCTCAGAACCTAATCTTTGTAAGCTTGAGTAGTCCTAATGACTCTCTGGTTCCCTTCTTAATCCAAATGTAGATATTCTGGCTTTTCTGATACCTGCTTGTCTTTAATTTTTATGGttttagaattaaataaaaacttttaaaaaagagGTATACTTTCTTCTGAATTATATTCCTACATGTCTCCCCAAAACTGGGAGATTGTAATTTTCATCACAACTACAACTGTGAAATTTGGATTATGGCAAGAAAGCAAAACTTCATCTTTCATCCAGATGCAAAGTGGGTCACATGAAAGAAGGGAGAGTGAATAACTGTGGGTAAGGTGATTTATATTCTTTCATTTTGTCAGAGACATTAAGAACTGTAGTCACAAGCTTGTTGAGAACATAAAATCAAACTGGATTTCAAACAGGTACTTAGCTCCCTTCAGCCATGTTATGAAGtgaaagatttaaatattttgcagCCTCATCAATGccttataaattgtattaaaagaAAGCTTACTTTCAGCATAAACATTAAATACCCATATCagaatttatgatttttttaactttcatattttaaagtcCAGGAAATTCAgtattaaaatcttatttttatttcctgtaGGTACGAAGTGATGATACACTCTGTCTTTCAAACACATTGCCATTGATCTATGCAAAGAGCTTAGAACTAGAAAAGATTTTTGAAAGGATTGATAAACTGGAGGTAAATATTAGTAAGATGCCAGGTGTATATGCAtgattttgtgtatgtatatatgtattttttaagcaTATGAAAGTTAAGCAAGCTACTTTTACTCGTGTCTAATCAACTAGATTCTATGTTCAGAATATTTGATCTGATTTAAAACCAACGGAAATATACTTTTAGTTTGGTTGTAGAATAGTAAGTCAAGTTCTACTGATTTAAGTCTGATTTTAGATCACTAGATTTGTAAACCTATGACTGAATGAATTTCTTTACCAACTCTTCTAACAACTTTAAAGTGACCACCTTGAAGAGTAAACCAAGTATTTCCAGTTCTGATTGAATTAAGGAAACAAAATATGAAGTGGCATCATATTGATCAAAGGTGTCAACTTTAATCAGAGAATTAAAAAATTACTTGTCAATAATTGTCTAACACcacttaaatacttttttttattgaatgttaatttgtaagaagttttatttcAACATCTAATGCTAGTgttcagtttttaaacttttttattcaatttatcaATATCTTTTCCTCTTTAGATTGTTGATTTAGGATATTAACCAGTGTAACAATATTTGAACTAAACAAATAACATCAGTGCATTACAAGCTTCACATAGCGCATTAAGTTTTAGTATGAAGTCAACTGAAACGTACATTTgacattatttacaaaaacaaatactccAAAGCATAACATTTCCTATCTCTCATTACCAGATTATGTTAAAAATGGTAGTTGTAGAACCATTATCAATGAACATGCTGGGTACCTTTTTCACTAATGTATCATTGACTCAGGGACTgcattattcaaataataatgaaTTCATTATTTCACTTGGAGCAGATGGACTATTGTAAGATCTTTATCTGTTCTTACTGTGTCCAGTTTTAGAATGTCTCATTAGcactttattgtttctttatttctttggGTTCTGGGACTCATCCTTAGCGTAttatctctgtagttcattatCATCTGTTGATTAATCACAATCTTAGTTGTGATGACCATATAACTATTCTTTACCTATAACATTTCCACTTTTTTTCATCTTATGGCAGTAGGTTTTATCTTCAGGCTTTTGCTGCAGTTTAGACACCTACTGTTCTGTAAATTACTTCTTCTATTCTGGGTAAGCAGTTTGAGTTAAAACTTTCCACACTGTTTGATTTGATGATCCTGTTATTCAGTGATGGTGCTTTTGGTTGTTTGTGTGCTATTTTATCCCCAACATATCACCTTGTTTTAAAGATTTATAGCAACTTTATCCTAACTTGCATAGTCTCATCCATTGTATCCATGTGCTAACAAATTAATCACTTCACATGGCACATCTGAGTAAGATACTTGGTTAAGTCTTTCTAAATTTTCAGAATGTTCagttaaagtgttatttttcatctGTGCTTTTCATGTGACACTccaggtattttttttattataatgagtCACTAATGCCTGATAATTGTTAAAGCTGTGTTGGAAGTGTGATTAATGTTATTAAAGCTAGTCTATGTAAATGAACTTACTGTTCACATTTTCATTCCATTctcttttgaaattatttcaaactgcAGTAACACATTGATGGATGGCTTTCACACATTCTAAAACCTTCAAGAATACTTCTGATTCTCTTTATCTAGTGTTGTAACAGCATTTCACAAAACTTATGGaatattaactaaaaatataatttccaaagaaattttaaaatgcacAACATCTTAGAATAGAAATACACAGAACAATTTATGATAAATAGTCACAATCAGGACTTAATTGGAAGCATAACTGGGTTTTCTAATGTTAAGTATAAACTGTAAATACTACTGTGAAAATGttctaaataaatgtaaaaggaATTAATGCATCTCTTGTTTGCATTGGTTAATTTCCATTCAATATCTTTCAGAATTCTCAGTGAAATGTATAAACTATACAGCAACATTGATCTCAAGTGTatggtgttttattatttattcccAGTAACATTATATTCAACAATAATTAATAACACATTGTTTATCAGTGCTTGATATTTCATACACTTttgcaaatgtttttttaaagtaacatatgTTTTCCTAATAAGTAGAAAAGTAAGCTTTGCTTAAGTACTGTAATCATGTTTTTGCAATAAAGCTTTAATATTGAACTGAACTAAAGGAAGTCATTTGCTGTGACTGTAAAGTGGGGAAGTGCatgaagttgcctgatgctgcttgctgccggaacaactgcaactttctCTTGAAAGCTGAggcgtgatttgcaagctgacagacaagctgatttttgccttgcaacttcaaattcagatcattcaagtgttgtgtcatgtcgaccagaaaggtcaaatcagcttgctatgctggatcagtcatggaaatcacttctgtgtctttgttcttgcttctgaggaattctatcacctcataaATCAACTCCCAGagtcttctgagcatcttccctcgactcagccagcatacttcacagtgatacacaaggtcaccatagtctaaatcagtttcttcaagaagactttgaaactgacAGTGATTGAGCCCTCATGATTTGATTAAATTAATGGTTTTttgtcactaatgccatcagtggcctgaaaaccaagttctttactgcacaggttctgttggtgaaaaatacagtgcaacttcaactgtctgttctgctttcctcgatacttcatcaacagtgctaccagccctctactttctccagtcatggctggtgctccatcagttgtcacacttaccagttttgtgaaatccaatgaaacactactagtACTGTCTTCTcaaatagagcagacccagttgtctgacccttcatgaaacccatgccgattagttcttctgtgatatcaaacgatgacgacacaccatgaacaaaaactagtagctgtgctgttgaactgatgtcagtcgactcatctgctgccaaagagaagtagacaaatttggctgctttatttgtaagctgccttgtcatgtctgctgagaggtgtgaaattcttcattGAACTGTCATATGATTCAAAGCCACCCTCTGTAGCTTGCAAACTGCTTCcagacacaacttttccgatgcagtaatcatatattgcttgacaaaatcatcatcagtgaacggtcggccagattttgctatcatcaacaaaatattgtaacttatctcacatgctgcacctaaatctgctgactgctttgagaaaacgttctgcttgTGATTCAGCGACCACCGCAGAGATTCAATTctagctgttcgttcatcaccgacaatgttgtggaaatctttatgcttcgactcataatgactcTTTACATTGGATACCTTTGCCATTGCTACTGttgaatgacacagcagacaaatcacgttattctgttgttgaacaaaacagtattgcgcagtccaatcatcatgaaactgccggttttttgtcgtcaacttttcttttacgattagctgccatttttgttatgaaataatatcaaGATAGGGCTCATAAATcacgaagaacaattggaacacgtgagattttgtaattacagaaatattacgccattgcgccaatgattaaatgcctatgcattaatgagttttgcttattaaattttctttattgctcgacacaaatatggaaccatccagtatctaatctaatgcgtATTCTTCTATAGCACTTAATCTTCACGCAGGCGTGAACTCTTAAGTAcacgaactctctatgtttgactttcctgTTGGACATCATGGGCCACTCAGCGACTGGTCATGGGCTGGACTTTGTGTTAAATTTATAGTCTTCCGGTTTACATAAGtgaaaattataattgtaattttcattatttttgaatttttacaaTTCAGTTAATACTGTAAGTTTGCTCCCTTATTTAATATTGCGTAATTTCCCTTTCCAGGCCTTTATTGAAGTCGTTCGTCAGAATCTTGATGTTATGGAAGAAAAAGTAATTGGAGCAGAATATCTTCTTGGAGGCAGTTCTGTGAAAAAGTTTTTTTCATCATTACCAAAACCAATATTCTCAGTAAGTATGCatatgaattaaaatacatttcagtgAGTATTTTAGCTGTAAGTAATACATACTCTCCCATCAAACTACTTATAGTTTTTtctgtttctaaaaatatttctgatatgTAGATGTCTGACATCTAAGAATTCACTCAGTGTTGAATGAAGATCTAGAAATACTGATTATTGTTTGAGAATGATTATTCGTGAAATAAGTAGAATGAGTTTGTGAAAGAAAAAgctaaaagttacaaaatttcaTTATACTTTATTGAAATGTGTTATAGTATTGTTTACTTGTATGGTGGATGTCTTGTACAGTTCTAAAGGAGATTTTACAAATAGcattggcccgacatggcaggGTGATTAAGGCAtatgactcataatctgagggttgcgggttcaaatccccatcacaccaaacatgctcaaccctctcagccatgggagcattataatgtgatggtcaatcccactatttgttggtaaaagagtagctcaagagttggcagtgggtggtgatgactagctgcctttcctctagtcttaccctgctaagatagggatggctagtgcagatggccctcaagtagctttgcgtgaaattcaaaacaaaccaaaaaaaaaaaaaagtagtgttATATGTATTAAACTATAATTGTCATATTTGTTTATACTGTAAATGAAACTTTTAGTGCTTTGACAAACAGTCTTTCAGTGCAAAaacatttctgtgaaaaaaatattaagagaagaatatttctgtaataacagaatgtaaaacattaaatacaattaattcagttaatattgttattaattttttattattattcatactcATTATTAATTAGTACATTGGTTATAGAGTACAATAGATCATACTGCTAATTTATGAAATAGTAAGTAATTAGTATGCTTAACAATCTATTGCTTCTGTTGGTTGTTGTTCCTTTTACGAATTAATGCATCATAACCTGTTAATAACATAGGGAACATTTAAATGGAATATAATCATTGTATACAATatccattttattaatttaattggcTGATACTCTTGTGATTAAGCTTGGTTCTTGTGCATAAACAATCTgcaaaaaagaattaaatattttttattgttatttttaatcctTTGGTTTGGGGCTTCATAGGAGTATCTGCTGGCTTCATCGTATGCACTActgcttaaataaaaacaatttacttttcCTGTGAGCTTTATGCTAAAGATCCAACTGTTGTGATTCTGTACTTGAATTTTAGttctattttagttttcttgtctTATCATTTTTATCAGATAATATTCCTTGCATTAAACTGACAGAAGTTATTTGTGCAAGTAAAAGCATAGATAGGTTTCCTTGTGATTTAGGGTAAATATGATCTGAAGTATCTTGATTaacaacaattttttgttatctCTCATCAAATTTAATGTATGGTAAGATCTAGAGTTTAATTCTTCAAGATAAACTGAACAGAGAAATCcagttgtttagttttgtgctaaaGCAGTGACTACAGTaacttttttaaacaaagaaattgtaATGCAGGTAATCtgacaatgaaaataaagaagaaatcaAGACAGTTTTGCTTATgtatttgtgataattatttaTGATGAAAAGCTGCATATAACTTATTTCAGAAGAAATCGTCAAACCAAGATAGACGACTAGTGAAATATGAACCTCCAGAGATTTTCAGCACAAGTGATTACCTTCAGCCTTTAAACCAAGCCAGTGCTGAAGGAGGGATTGAAGCACCTATAGAACCTGATAATGAAGTTTTGGCTCAGCTATCTTAATGAtatttgataagttttgttaggtAACTTACTAAAAGTTGCAATTtcacacaattttgtttttactaattacAGCAATTGTTTCTTATGTACATTAAGATAACTAATAAAATGTTGGATATTATGATAGGATACAACAGATTTTTAAGAAGCAAACATAAAGTTGGCAGTCAGTTGTTTAAGTTGATTGTAAATTTCTCTCAAAATTAACCCTTTCCCAATGGCCTTGTTAAGTATCTATACAATAACTTTTTATCAcattatgtatcttcacaaagtaTGGTAGACTTTTGGGAAACTTTACGagcattttgtatacaaaaaaatcaatttttttaatgaattatttttactaaatacttgtttttgaatatataaagtCTATTCATTTACTAgtctgagtacaaagtgattttcatattaagattaaaaacattttcctttGTTCCAAATATCTGATTTAGTTTTCATAAGCTTccaaaccttctaaatacatttcgaATGGTTTTCTTTTTGTGAAGCTTTATACTttgtctgttgttttatttttttatacaaggTTGGTCATTTTGACTAttcttgtaaccaccaaaaacattgaaattacccttttttttctttctaaaacaattttcaaattgtaacatgaagctACATTTGGTTAAATCTTAGTATATTAAGACATGTAACAGTATACAACTATTTATACTTACATTTTGGACATGTCTAACTACTGTTCACACcactataagttgtaaatcactttgGGAACGTGGAGGTTATGTTACGCTGTCAATATACATAACTTACGAGCTCCTTGCATGTGTGCCTCTTgagagtttttatttatttaaagaaataaagtacctacttggatttcttttttttttttgttgctttcAGCTGTTGAGGACACTTATTTTACAGAATAATTTGTCTGCTTTTTAAGTATCTCCAGACTAGACAGAATCTTTCCTGTTGGAAGGAACCTTGTAGTAAAAGAGAATCTGACAATTCTctgtttagaaaataatttaataaatgaaaaccttGGGTTTCTTTTGGTCacaaataatatgaaatgaaagagagaaatattaacaaatcctgaaagggAAACTGTGACAGGTGGGGTGGCAAGAGGGGTCTGAATTTCTAGTTGATAACTCTGTAACCGAACAAAATTGAAGAGTATAAAAATTTTGTCTGAGAGGTGATAATTTGTTAGAAGTGCATTGTTAAACCTTTTACTTATGGGAAAGATGGTGAATAAATTGTAGAAGAGGGGAGAATACCTAGGGAAAACAAATTCACACttctcacactaggggaaattctggatttttttaaaatattgttttatcaaattaAGAACTTTTCTACTGTTAGAATATAGATTATTAGCTATGTGTTTATGCTTTTGGTAATTgatataatgtaaacaaaaagtagtttatttaaattttaatgtaagtCACTAAAAAACTTGCAATATGTAGTAAAGGGTGCTCATTACGAAAGATTTAGTACACCATAACGTGTTAATAAATTAGTCAAAATTTAAACTATACATTAAAAATTGGTtataattgtatataatattaatcacATTGATTGAGGCTGAAATAAATTTTCACTCCTTTCCTTTTGTACTTGTCCTAGTTTAGACCTCAAGAAATTCTAAATGCCAGGTTGCCATGGTGACTAAAAATTTCATCATGGCACCTAGTATATATTTCCCATTTTATTTATGCATGGGGTTACGCTAAATAAACTCAAATCTAGAACAGTTCTGGACTCTTGGAAGCCTGGAACTATTTTCTTGTTCTTCGAGTCCAAAATTCAACTTTATTTCTAGGATTTTAGTGGTGGATTCATCATGCTATGTTTTATCAGGAACAAAGTGgaaccattttgtttttcttcttctctcaGTGTACTCAAATCAGTACGAATGTGATTAAAGGCAGTTAATTCAGGCAACACTGTCAAGTAGTTGTTAATACTGTGGTTGTTGACGTATACTTGTTgctgtgaaattaaataaatatagcaTCTATTTCTTGGTGCAAACAGTATTGAAGTGAAGTTAGGCACCTCAAATGGCCTTTGCTTATTTTTTGTACAATGTTGTAGTGAGGACTGGATTAGACCTATCCTGAAACATTCTGCTTGTCCTGtcaatatttcaatgtttatacTACTATCCTTCATTGCAGAAATGTACTCAAGTTATAGTTATTTAGTctactattttaataattgcatatattgaaatttaatatatgttATGTAATGAAGTTTGATAATGAACCCTTTGTTttgtagtgtaaaactatatatatctCATACCATaaccacaaaataaatattctgtaacttttttatattgttcCTTTTTGGGCTGGTTGCTAggtcttaaaatatttgttgagacCAGCCCTAAGTAATGTAAGGAGTACTGATAAGTCAGTATGTGAAATAACATGCACTGCaattctaatatattattaaatagtaTGAAAAGATAACTGTTACTTATTGATGCCACAAGTAACCTCTGGATGTAAACCAGAGTAAtatgttcataaaattattaaGGATAATATAATATAGTGAGTTGAAGCTTCTTATAGAAAAGGTatatagaatattttgttatctCGTAAGTTAATAGGTTTTTCCAATAGAGTAATGAGTATGAGTAAATTAAACCTTGGATAGtgttataaacttttttttatttatttatagtgatTTGTTCAAATGTGTAAATTCATAAATTAAGGTAGGTCCAAGTGGTTGTAGTGAAATTTGCACTGACTGGTTTAGCTTCTTGCAGcagttaatacaaaattaattatagttaAAGATACTTGGTAGATTTTTATAGACAGGTTCAGTTCAGGAATAGTGACATGCATTGCTGCCTTtacgtttctttcttttttcaatgaatatgttgttgttattacaattttgaaatCAATATGTTAGACatttaaactttgtaaatttatattttgttcccTTTAGGTCTTAAGATATGAAGGGTGAAATATAATACCTCAAATTTAAAACACACCCTTATTTTCAAtttgaaaaaacatgaaaaaagatGCATCTTAAACTTGAAGTAATACGGTATGTAGACCTGAGATGACAGCTGTGGAgtatctaattatttatttttggaatagCTTTGAGGAGATATGTTTGTGTATGTTCAGCAACACCAACAGCATTAATGCATATAActgattttaaacagttaaagaaGTTTTTTTGTACTAATATTTCTTGAAATTTGTTCAAGATTCCAGAAATTGCagaaaacattaaagttttg comes from Tachypleus tridentatus isolate NWPU-2018 chromosome 12, ASM421037v1, whole genome shotgun sequence and encodes:
- the Blos4 gene encoding biogenesis of lysosome-related organelles complex 1 subunit 4 isoform X2, with the translated sequence MADGAREKHLDTIVVKEVNESTPRNNMEVEKLLTGLAEDYSKFLRTDVKLEKGVLEENIDEVLTRLDEFCGLVDMVRSDDTLCLSNTLPLIYAKSLELEKIFERIDKLEAFIEVVRQNLDVMEEKVIGAEYLLGGSSVKKFFSSLPKPIFSKSSNQDRRLVKYEPPEIFSTSDYLQPLNQASAEGGIEAPIEPDNEVLAQLS
- the Blos4 gene encoding biogenesis of lysosome-related organelles complex 1 subunit 4 isoform X3, translated to MADGAREKHLDTIVVKEVNESTPRNNMEVEKLLTGLAEDYSKFLRTDVKLEVRSDDTLCLSNTLPLIYAKSLELEKIFERIDKLEAFIEVVRQNLDVMEEKVIGAEYLLGGSSVKKFFSSLPKPIFSKKSSNQDRRLVKYEPPEIFSTSDYLQPLNQASAEGGIEAPIEPDNEVLAQLS
- the Blos4 gene encoding biogenesis of lysosome-related organelles complex 1 subunit 4 isoform X4, with amino-acid sequence MADGAREKHLDTIVVKEVNESTPRNNMEVEKLLTGLAEDYSKFLRTDVKLEKGVLEENIDEVLTRLDEFCGLVDMAFIEVVRQNLDVMEEKVIGAEYLLGGSSVKKFFSSLPKPIFSKKSSNQDRRLVKYEPPEIFSTSDYLQPLNQASAEGGIEAPIEPDNEVLAQLS
- the Blos4 gene encoding biogenesis of lysosome-related organelles complex 1 subunit 4 isoform X5, with protein sequence MADGAREKHLDTIVVKEVNESTPRNNMEVEKLLTGLAEDYSKFLRTDVKLEKGVLEENIDEVLTRLDEFCGLVDMAFIEVVRQNLDVMEEKVIGAEYLLGGSSVKKFFSSLPKPIFSKSSNQDRRLVKYEPPEIFSTSDYLQPLNQASAEGGIEAPIEPDNEVLAQLS
- the Blos4 gene encoding biogenesis of lysosome-related organelles complex 1 subunit 4 isoform X1, whose protein sequence is MADGAREKHLDTIVVKEVNESTPRNNMEVEKLLTGLAEDYSKFLRTDVKLEKGVLEENIDEVLTRLDEFCGLVDMVRSDDTLCLSNTLPLIYAKSLELEKIFERIDKLEAFIEVVRQNLDVMEEKVIGAEYLLGGSSVKKFFSSLPKPIFSKKSSNQDRRLVKYEPPEIFSTSDYLQPLNQASAEGGIEAPIEPDNEVLAQLS